From one Candidatus Omnitrophota bacterium genomic stretch:
- a CDS encoding Uma2 family endonuclease, giving the protein MPLPKLKEKFTYHDYCTWPDEERWELIDGRPYDMSPAPALKHQTVAGNFFTRLNIALRGKSCTPFYAPTDVVLSEWDVVQPDVLVVCDKKKITEKNIQGAPDLVIEILSPSTAKKDRWEKKNLYEKFGVREYLLADPDGKFVERFFRGENGRFDRGEAFDAAGEITLKSLPEIVISLNEIFG; this is encoded by the coding sequence ATGCCATTGCCGAAGTTAAAAGAAAAATTCACTTATCATGATTATTGTACGTGGCCTGATGAAGAACGTTGGGAATTGATCGACGGACGACCTTACGATATGTCGCCTGCTCCAGCACTGAAACATCAGACCGTCGCTGGCAACTTCTTTACTCGCCTTAATATCGCTCTTCGAGGAAAATCGTGTACTCCTTTTTACGCGCCAACGGATGTCGTCCTCTCCGAGTGGGATGTGGTGCAACCCGACGTTCTCGTCGTTTGCGATAAGAAGAAAATTACGGAAAAGAACATTCAGGGCGCGCCCGATTTAGTAATCGAAATTCTTAGCCCTTCCACGGCGAAAAAAGATCGTTGGGAGAAAAAGAACCTCTACGAAAAATTCGGAGTACGGGAATATCTGCTCGCCGATCCCGATGGCAAGTTTGTGGAGCGGTTTTTCCGGGGAGAGAACGGACGTTTCGACCGGGGCGAAGCCTTCGACGCAGCGGGCGAGATCACGCTGAAATCGTTGCCGGAGATCGTCATCTCCCTTAACGAAATCTTTGGGTGA
- a CDS encoding Uma2 family endonuclease, which yields MPLPKLKEKFSYNDYCTWPDEERWELIDGRPYDMSPAPGFHHQDIALSFGTLFKNALRGKTCTPIIAPMDVVLSEWDVVQPDVLVVCDKNKIMEKNIQGAPDLVIEILSPSTAKKDRWEKKNLYVKYGVREYLLVDPDGKFVERFCLGDDGRFDRGEAFDKAGEITLKSLPEIVINLNEIFG from the coding sequence ATGCCGCTACCGAAATTAAAAGAAAAATTCTCTTATAATGATTACTGTACGTGGCCGGACGAAGAGCGTTGGGAGTTGATTGATGGACGCCCATACGATATGTCCCCCGCTCCAGGCTTCCACCATCAAGATATCGCTCTTAGTTTCGGAACGTTGTTTAAAAACGCTCTTCGAGGGAAAACATGTACTCCTATCATTGCTCCTATGGACGTCGTTCTATCCGAGTGGGACGTCGTTCAGCCCGATGTTCTCGTCGTTTGCGATAAGAACAAAATTATGGAAAAGAATATCCAAGGGGCGCCCGATTTAGTAATCGAAATTCTTAGCCCTTCCACGGCGAAAAAGGATCGCTGGGAGAAGAAGAATCTCTATGTAAAATACGGCGTACGCGAATATCTGCTTGTTGATCCCGACGGCAAATTCGTAGAACGGTTTTGTCTGGGCGATGATGGCCGTTTCGACCGGGGCGAGGCTTTCGACAAGGCGGGCGAGATTACTTTGAAGTCATTGCCGGAGATTGTTATCAATCTTAATGAAATCTTTGGGTGA
- a CDS encoding Uma2 family endonuclease — MPLPKLKEKFTYHDYCTWPDEERWELIDGRPYDMSPAPGASHQVIALNFGTALNIALRGKSCTPFIAPMDVVLSEWDVVQPDVFVVCDKKKITEKNIQGAPDLIIEILSPSTAKKDRWEKKNLYEKFGVREYLLVDPDGKFVERFCLVDDSRFDRGEAFDAAGEITLKTLPEMVISLNEIFG, encoded by the coding sequence ATGCCATTGCCGAAATTGAAAGAAAAATTCACTTATCATGATTATTGTACGTGGCCGGACGAAGAGCGTTGGGAGTTGATTGATGGACGCCCATACGATATGTCCCCCGCTCCAGGCGCCAGCCATCAAGTTATCGCTCTCAATTTTGGTACGGCGCTTAATATCGCGCTGCGAGGAAAATCATGCACTCCTTTCATTGCTCCTATGGACGTTGTTCTCTCCGAATGGGACGTGGTGCAGCCCGACGTTTTCGTCGTCTGCGATAAGAAGAAAATTACGGAAAAGAATATTCAGGGCGCGCCCGATTTGATTATTGAAATTCTCAGCCCCTCGACGGCGAAAAAAGATCGCTGGGAGAAGAAGAACCTCTACGAAAAATTCGGCGTGCGTGAATATCTGCTTGTTGATCCCGACGGCAAGTTCGTAGAACGGTTTTGTCTTGTCGATGATAGCCGTTTCGACCGGGGCGAGGCTTTCGACGCGGCGGGAGAGATTACGCTGAAAACATTGCCGGAGATGGTTATATCCCTTAACGAAATCTTTGGGTGA